CAACGCCCTTCTGAAGCAGACCCCACGATCCGCTAGTGCGAGCgttgtgcgcacgcgctgtcaTACACAGGTGGCGTGGCGTATCGCATTGGGCCAAGGCATGCAGAGGTGGAAAGAGCGCGACCAAGGAGCGAAAACAAGGCGTGAAGAGATCCGTACCcatcaccccctcccctaaagcgcatgtgtgcgaaGCGCGTGGCACCTGCTGCATCCGGCCGGGTGGGCCGATGAGGTGCAGATGCCGGCAGCATGACGAGAGCACCCTCGAGCTGCACCACCGGGTCCTCCAGACTCCCATGTGAAGAGCCTCCACACCATAGTGTggcatgccgcggcttgaagcgACTGAGAGCGCGAAGCAAGGCACACGGGCAGGGTGCGCAGGGTCTCAGAAGGCCCTGACCTGAGGCTGGCCAACTTCCTCTCTGCGCCCATCCAGCATGCGAGTAACCCCCCCCTGCCTACCACCCGCACGGCCGACGCCACCGTTTGTgccctcgagcagcaccCTGGCCGCGGCCCGCGTTGGATCGATGCGTGCAGTCCATCTGCGTCTCCGTGTGGGGCCGTTCACGGAGCACGCATGCGGAGAAGGGACGAGAAGAGCCCGTTCGGCGCATGACCCCGAGATGCAACGGCAGGGCGGCTCGTCCGAGACGACGACGGATGTAGCTGCagtgcggcagaggtggaTGAGCTGTGGCTGAGCATGCGTATACGTTTGCAGGCGTGACTTAGTGGTGTAGCGGCACGTTAAGAAATGGCCTTTCCAACTGACATCCGATGAGGGGTATAAGTCCGTCAGGTCGAGGAAGGAGTTTTTCTGTTGTTTTcggtttttgttttctgcgTGGTAACTGTGACTCGTTCCAGCGGGCCAAACTTCAAGTCCACGTCCTTGATCATGATGTCTTCCTTTCTTTGCCTTCAGAAAAATAAGAGGAACTGGTATGTCATGCGCTGCCTAGCACTTTTCACAGTGGTCTCTATGTGGACTTAGTCACGCAGTCCTGCCGTCACGCTTATCTGCTTGCAAACGGATGGTGCTGCGTTGTCACAATGCAACGCCTGTGCTGTAGAGCAAAGCTGTCTGCGGTTGGTTGAGCGCATCTCCAACTATGGCTTGTTCTCTCAactctcgtctctctctgttttcttGACGACCTTGATTCTCTGCACAACCTCCAGGTGTTTGCTCACAGTGTGAGGCATATAAACCTATCTTCTCACCGCATCTCCATTTGTCAGTTTAGTATCGCGAATTATTTGCCACTTTCTAGACGCTCACCAAAATGTCGAAAATTAGCGCTGCTCAGCGTCTTCGAGGACTCTCGACCAGCTCGATCTGGGAGGAGATGACACCGCTAGCCAACAAGCACAAGGCAGTCAACCTCGGTCAGGGCTTTCCTAGCTTCGCTCCTCCTAGGCTTCTCCTTGAAGAGCTGGAGAAAGTCCTCCAATATAGTGAACAGGCGCCTCTTGCTCACCAGTACTGCCCTCCTCGCGGTAACGTGGAGCTCGTCACGCAGCTGTGCAAAAGTTACACGAAGCTTCTCTCCCAAGATATTCAGCCCTCCAACGTGGTTGTGACGAATGGCGTGACGCAGGCTCTCAACGCCATATTCCAGGCTTTTGTCAATCAAGGCGACGAAGTCGTCCTTGTGGAGCCTTTCTACGATGCCTACTACCAGGACATCTTTATCACTGGCGGGGTAACGAAGTATGTCTCTCTCCAGCCCTCCACGGAATCCGCTGAGAACTGGAAGCTGACCCGTGAGGCGCTTCTTGAGGTTGTTAACGAAAATACAAAGTTTATTCTCATCAACACGCCTCAGAATGTCCCCGGCAAGGTCTGGAACGTCGAGGAGCTTCAAATTATCGCAGAAGTTGCGAAGCAGTTTGACGTTGTCGTCATCTCAGATGAGGTGTACATGTATCTTACCTACGGCAAGCCCCATGTTTCCATCGCATCATTGCCAGACATGTGGGAGCGCACTGTTACGCTTTGCAGTGCTGGAAAAACTTTCTCGTGCACTGGATGGAAAATTGGGTGGGCTGTGGGCTGCGCTAAGCTGACTGCGCCGATTGCACAAGTTGTCTCCTACCAGTCGTTCTGCTGCTCTACACCGTTCCAGATTGCCATCGCCAGGGCTGCTGCAAAGGCTTCGGAAAACGGTTTCTACGACATCCTGCGCGAC
This genomic stretch from Leishmania infantum JPCM5 genome chromosome 33 harbors:
- a CDS encoding cysteine conjugate beta-lyase,aminotransferase-like protein, giving the protein MSKISAAQRLRGLSTSSIWEEMTPLANKHKAVNLGQGFPSFAPPRLLLEELEKVLQYSEQAPLAHQYCPPRGNVELVTQLCKSYTKLLSQDIQPSNVVVTNGVTQALNAIFQAFVNQGDEVVLVEPFYDAYYQDIFITGGVTKYVSLQPSTESAENWKLTREALLEVVNENTKFILINTPQNVPGKVWNVEELQIIAEVAKQFDVVVISDEVYMYLTYGKPHVSIASLPDMWERTVTLCSAGKTFSCTGWKIGWAVGCAKLTAPIAQVVSYQSFCCSTPFQIAIARAAAKASENGFYDILRDEYAARVEQVSNMLAASGLCPVKPQGGFFVLADITKVDPKHYYDASNKSQAKDWQFCMWLTKKIGVCAIPVTAFCQEESKPLYENYVRFACCRSQSELHAAAERLQKLQDYLL